Sequence from the Acipenser ruthenus chromosome 52, fAciRut3.2 maternal haplotype, whole genome shotgun sequence genome:
CGTGCATCGACCCTGAAGAGAGCCGTGCTGAACGCAGGCTGAGACCCGACAGCGAAACACTGACCTCTCcgctacagagcgggctcttcagttaataacactgacctctccacactacagagcgggctcttcagttaataacactgacctctccacactacagagcgggctcttcagttaataacactgacctctccacactacagagcgggctcttcagttaataacactgacctctccacactacagagcgggctcttcagttaataacactgacctctccacactacagagcgggctcttcagttaataacactgacctctccactacagagcgggctcttcagttaataacactgacctctccacactacagagcgggctcttcagttaataacactgacctctccactacagagtgggctcttcagttaataacactgacctctccacactacagatcgggctcttcagttaataacactgacctctccactacagagcgggctcttcagttaataacactgacctctccacactacagagcgggctcttcagttaataacactgacctctccacactacagagcgggctcttcagttaataacactgacctctccacactacagagcgggctcttcagttaataacactgacctctccgctacagagcgggctcttcagttaataacactgacctctccacactacagagcgggctcttcagttaataacactgacctctccacactacagagcgggctcttcagttaataacactgacctctccactacagagcgggctcttcagttaataacactgacctctccactacagagcgggctcttcagttaataacactgacctctccacgctacagagcgggctcttcagttaataacactgacctctccacgctacagagcgggctcttcagttaataacactgacctctccactacagagcgggctcttcagttaataacactgacctctccacactacagagcgggctcttcagttaataacactgacctctccacagtacagagcgggctcttcagttaataacactgacctctccacgctacagagcgggctcttcagttaataacactgacctctccacactacagagcgggctcttcagttaataacactgacctctccacactacagagcgggctcttcagttaataacactgacctctccactacagagcgggctcttcagttaataacactgacctctccacactacagagcgggctcttcagttaataacactgacctctccactacagagcgggctcttcagttaataacactgacctctccacactacagagcgggctcttcagttaataacactgacctctccacactacagagcgggctcttcagttaataacactgacctctccactacagagcgggctcttcaggaggggggtctcagtattgcaatgagggggtgtaaggaggggggtctcagtattgcagtgagggggtgtaaggaggggggtctcagtattgcagtgagggggtgtaaggaggggggtctcagtattgcagtgagggggtgtaaggaggggggttctcagtattgcaatgagggggtgtaaggaggggggtctcagtattgcagtgagggggtgtatggaggggggtctcagtattgcagtgagggggtgtaaggaggggggtctcagtattgcaatgagggggtgtaaggaggggggtctcagtattgcaatgagggggtgtaaggaggggggtctcagtattgctgtgagggggtgtaaggaggcgTTGGGGTCTCAGTTTTtcagtgagggggtgtaaggaggggtctcagtattgcagtgagggggtgtaaggaggggggtctcagtattgcagtgagggggtgtaaggaggggtgTCTCAGTATTGtagtgagggggtgtaaggaggggggtctcagtattgcaatgagggggtgtaaggaggggggtctcagtattgcagtgagggggtgtaaggaggggggtctcagtattgcagtgagggggtgtaaggaggggggtctcagtattgcagtgagggggtgtaaggaggagggtctcagtattgcagtgagggggtgtaaggaggggggtctcagtattgcagtgagggggtgtaaggaggggggtctcagtattgcaatgagggggtgtaaggaggggggtctcagtattgcagtgagggggtgtaaggaggggggtctcagtattgcaatgagagggtgtaaggaggggggtctcagtattgccgtgagggggtgtaaggaggggggtctcagtattgcaatgagggggtgtaaggaggggggtctcagtattgcagtgagggggtgtaaggagggggtctcagtattgccgTGAgagggtgtaaggaggggggtctcagtattgcagtgagggggtgtaaggagggggggtctcagtattgcaatgaggggggtgtaaggaggggggtctcagtattttCAGTCAGTAATTATAGAAACAGTAGGCACTCTCCATATGTGAAAATGTTAGAACACTTTTCTTAAACAACTTCTGAAGTGTCTCATGCGTTTtaccaaatgtttttatttaaaggaattgcatgtgtattattattattattattattattattatttaatttttagcagatgcccttatccagggcgacttgtaattgttacaagatatcacattatttcacattatacacatatcacagtgttttttatatacaattccccatttatacagttgggttattactggagcaatctaggtaaagtaccttgctcaagggtacaacagcagtgtcccccccacctgggattgaacccacgaccctccggtcaagagtccagagccctgacctctactccacactgctgccctgttagtCATCAATTCTATTTGACAATCGCTAAGtttcctattttgacaattttccaattTTCAGTACAGCGGTCTGATTTCATATGCAGAAATCAAACCTACAGAAGCAGTGAGATGTTCTCATAATTGTGTTCCCCGTGGTCAAACCTGTGGATTTTTAAGCTGACGACGCCACCAGAGGCTTCCGAGCTGAGCTGTCTTCTCCCTCCCTCCGCAGCTACGTGTCACGTTACCACGTGAAGGACTCCGCGCGCCACGTCATCCTGGGCACCCAGCAGTTCAAACCCAACGAGTTTGCCAGCCAGATCAACCTGAGCATGGAGAACGCCTGGGGCATCCTGCGCTGCGTCATCGACACCTGCATGAAGCTGGAGGAGGGCAAGTACCTCATCCTGAAGGACCCCAACAAGGTAGGATCTCCTCCTCCCAGCATGCTTCTTAACCATTTCAGAGATTTATAGACAGAGATCTTAGTACCTCATCCTGAAGGACCCCAACAAGGTAGGATCTCCTCCTCCCAGCATGCTTCTTAACCATTTCAGAGATTTATAGACGGAGATCTTAGTACCTCATCCTGAAGGACCCCAACAAGGTAGGATCTCCTCCTCCCAGCTTGCTTCTTTACCATATCCCAGTTTGAGAACCTCTGTCCTATCTGAGATCAAATCCATTTTGTAACCTCCAGTATAGTTTAATAGGTGTGTGTGCCTcttatttttaaagaaaggtaGCTGCTGACCCCTGCTTGGTGCCTTGTGGTAAAAAAAGCCACCAAAACGCCTCACAAACCATCAGGGTTTGGTTGTGATCTGCCTGTTTGAGTCTCTGTGTTTGAAAGCCATTGAAGAGCTTGCATGTCCATGCGATTTGGTTTTTAACAAGCCTGCCGTCCTTCCTCCACAGCAAGTGATCCGGGCCTACAGCCTGCCTGACGGGACGTTCAGCTCGGACGAGGACGAagacgaggaggaggaagaggaggacgaGGAGGATGACGGTGAGAGCGAGGGCCGCTGCAATAGCTGGGCTTACACTGTGTGGAtctgcagctgtggccaaaagtttagcatcaccctgtagaattcattttccttcatgaagtcgaacgaaacctgcttgAAATAACGTCGCATTAACTTATTGAATTACACAACGCTGTCGTTTCCCATCTACTTAAAACTGACAAATGGAAAATTGTGACGTtttgaaatctaacgtgaaatactgtacagcagtcctggcttccagtagactcttGCGatgttgttttgtagttttcctataacaatgatgtacaataaaataactatatgagcataatttagattttttttttttcataattgacacAATCCTAAACtgataggtgatgcaaaacgtttggtcacagctgtgTACTGCAGGTGTACACAGCACACCTGCAGCACGCTattaaaaatgtaagaaatgttGCCTTTCATGGTCTTAAATACGTATTTTCAAATAATTCCCAATTTTAAACGTTTatttaagcagaaaaaaatagcgtgGCCGCGTTCAAAATTTCTAATTTCGAGTTATTAATACAAcagatgttcctaaatatttaaaaagattaGCTGAAAAACAGTAAACGCTAAATTGTAGAAAGGAAATCGTGTGTGTGTTCGATCATTTACCGGaaacaaactaaaccagctgtCCGGTTCCTAAAGGCAGTGTAACAGGGAGCGAGTCCATAAGGAGAagcgtttgctgtatttatttacgtGTTAATATGGAAATGGAAATTCACAGGGAACTTCCACAGAAATCATGAAAAGTAGCAGCGTCTCATTCAAACTGTGAATGTCTGTCCtggtttgaactgcagtctgagaacgatctctgtgtcccagtttgaattgcacagtctatcaatgatcgctgtgtcccagtttgaattgcacagtctatcaatgatcactgtgtcccagtttgaattgcacagtctatcaatgatctctgtgtcccagtttgactTGCCAGTCTGACAATTatcgctgtgtcccagtttgaattgcacagtctatcaatgatcactgtgtcccagtttgaattgcacagtctatcaatgatcactgtgtcccagtttgaattgcacagtctatcaacgatctctgtgtcccagtttgaattgcacagtctatcaacgaTCTCTCTGTCTCTTGTTTCTCCAGATGAGGAAAGCTGAAGGAGGTTTGGGAAGCAgggagcagcggatccagcgcTCTGATGCCAGGAAGAAACCACACTGTCAGGGGATGAaaacaatcacacaaacaaagcatctagatcctaaaataaaatcaattggaCTATATGAAAGACTTGAgtgctttattttgtattcaaacatTTCTGCAATGTGATTCTGTTTGGTATCTGACCATGTGGTGCTCAACTCTGTTGAAATTATCTATGATAGATTAGCCCGTATTTTCAATGACTTTTACTCTAGTCTTTTTAATTCCTTCCTCTTTCTTGAAAGGGGTAGAACACAATTTTACAGAGCCTTGTGAAAACTGGAGGGTAGATTTAAAGATGATATGCAATGAAAAAATGTCCGACCAGAGGGTCGTTGAATTGAaaccctttcaaaataaaaatccccCTGTCAATTCTGTAAAtcagttttttcattttgcactttgaatttcattttgaattatcccgggtttaaaaggcatgtcatatgcagacaggctaaaagaattgaatctgttcagtcttgaacaaagaagactactcggcgatctgattcaaacattcaaaatcttaaaaggtattgacaatgtcgacccaggggactttttcaacctgaaaaaagaaaccaggggtcacaaatggagattagataaaggggcattcagaacagaaaataggaggcactttttttacacagagaattgagggtctggaaccagctccccagtaatgttgttgaagctgacaccatgggatccttcaagaagctgcttgatgagattctgggatcaataagtctccagacaagcttcccagcgccagcactgtgtgtgtgtgtcagtacatgtgtgtgttcgtgcgtgtgtgtgtgattgtgtgtgtgtgtgtgagtgtcagtatcagtacctgtgtgtgtgtgtgtgtgtgtgtgtgtgtgtgtgtgtgtgtgtcagtacctgtgtttgtgtgtgtgtgtgtgtgtgcgtgtcagtacctgtgtgtgtgtgtgtgtgtgtgcttctcagtatctgtgtgtgtgtgtgtgcgcgtgtcagcacctgtgtgtatttttgtgtatgtgtgtgtgtcagttcttgtgtgtatttgtgtgtgtcagttcctgtgtgtatttgtgtttgtgtgtgtgtgtttgtgttcttgtcTACCTATCTAAGTGGGGTCTTAAGTGTGGTTACACATCCACCAAGTGGGGACTCGGTAGCCAGGTGGGGACCAAATCCAAAACCccacaacggacttgtttcaattgtgttgcagaggagaaacacagctaactgaggaacgagtgattcagtagagagaggcatggacccgactccaaggagaagaagaagcagtaaagagaatgacccgcctgatatgtcacaagagcctgccaggtactgaaagtcttttcttattagttcacggtgcggcggcatgctgaataatacctttactaagaagctgttcaggaatccaaaacactgagctgagtctcaagcccagggttagagtccagacctctctgtgctttacaatgcttccctatgctttaccacacctctctgtgctttacaatgcttccctatgctttaccagacctctctgtgctttacaatgcttccctatgctttaccagacctctctgtggtttacaatgcttccctatgctttaccagacccctctgtgttttacaatgcttccctatgctttaccagacctctctgtgctttacaatgcttccctatgctttaccagacctctctgtgctttacaatgcttccctatgctttaccagacctctctgtgctttacaatgcttccctatgctttaccagacctctttctctctcattcacctctttctttctcattctcatttgaaaaaccatgttaatgagtattaagaaataagaaaaagtcagtctatcacgttaattttttttattaaatcacattactaaaatctgaaatattaaacattttatggaaatcaaaaaacaaaaacacacacacaataaaacaaacttaagttcacttttttaaaaactgttacagcactgactattggatgccactttctaaaatatgtataaaacatATCAATTCTTAAAATAGAAATTAAATCCATtcattgctaaaaacaaataattaccctcgtttcgctctgcaggtggcgccgttttatcccctaactttcatccaaagttgtgtcagattgaacattcccttcacccgaggagtggagaggacagacagggagttcaatacaaagtctacttcagctggcagattgttacaggggaCTCATAACAATAAAgcctaaacccaggatagagcggctcagtgaatgtggtttggaatctgtgcaggagggtcattgtgtcagagacgtcATAAAAGGACAGcatgccggcattaaagtccagatacactcctattctgggggagcggggggcagttattgcagtttgattgttattgtgccgggcagtgtaactggaaccagagcagagcaaactccaggacttgtcattgaatccaaggcCACAGGAAcgatcccctcctttcctgctgattcctttatatgtgactcctatagaagcccttcccccactgcactcaatctcccagtaacagcgagtcccagacaatccctctctgcaaagcacttggggctggctctcaaatctctctgggtgatcatcaggatatctctgggtctctctcctccatgtcacctttctgttcccttcagacagacagaggtttctatgcgctgtgttggtgtccagtgtgagctgacaggaatctgattgaagagaagaggacgggtagaggagagacggtaagaaaagtcaaatcactgagaaaatcaacagtcattgtctgctgcatcctcacatcctgtttatggaaggtgtgtgtattgttttcattattttttttaatacattttgaccacttttttaaacttttaaattgcattttctgcctcaagatggcttcccgcggaccggcatggacctctcagaactacatttcccatcattattattattatttatttcttagcagacgcccttatccagggcgacttacaatcgcaagcaaatacaaatacattcaagtgttacaatacaagtcatacaataagagcaggaaatgcaatattttttttttcaagtgtgacaaaccacaattcaataatacagcagataatagtgagagttacatcaggatatgattagatagtgatagttacatcaggatatgattaagtgcaaaatactacaggttaaacacttggcagattacaatattctgaagtacaggattaaatgtagtaaaatagggggcagataagagcaaaataaagcatatttaaatgaagggtgacagtgtcccaggatacaacagactagtaattccatctcaatttcatatgtgagcaggaggatgatgggaaatgtagttctgaggggTACATGCCGGTACATTGGAAGCTAtctttaaaccctcttgctgtttgattgttttattcattataattcctcgatcttatcaaacttcttcaattggaaccaatcaaatgcagctctgcatacaattacagttcacttaatgttcctacagggtatgtgttgccattttacccactcagaccccttgcttactaaatatcttcaatagaatatcatccactcttcaaatatctgtctaatatttta
This genomic interval carries:
- the LOC117433000 gene encoding eukaryotic translation initiation factor 3 subunit D-like produces the protein MNRPQVGQAFETLLPAEALSVCLSVSFQHCNGVDWRQKLDSQRGAVLATELKNNSYKLARWTCCAMLAGSEYLKLGYVSRYHVKDSARHVILGTQQFKPNEFASQINLSMENAWGILRCVIDTCMKLEEGKYLILKDPNKQVIRAYSLPDGTFSSDEDEDEEEEEEDEEDDDEES